GAAAGTTACCCTGGGCTGctcttttaaaatgttttttttttttatatatatatacacagaatATCAGCaaaaagggaaaaaaataataataaacgtAACAAAAAAGTGACCGTTCATGCATCTCCCCAACGGGCAGGATCTCTGTCCTTTCTCAAGGTTGTGACTTTAAAAATGACATCCTTTTGCCACTCGTGCCAGTGTTCATGTCAAGGGTTCTACATCATACTCTAGTCTCTGTGTGGATGGTTCTTAACCCTATATTCTCTGGATCTTGTCAGCGACCACAACAGGGTTCTCCTTGCGGATCTTGGCAGCTGCCTCAGCCTTGTAGTCGTAAGGACAGTTGTGCTTGTCGGAGTACCGATGGACACCACAGAACAGGTTCCCACAGCGACAGTCGAACCCTGGAGTAGAGTTCAAAAGGTCAGAGATTAGTGGGGAACCACAGTATGAACCAAACACCAACTCAATAAGAATTAACCTTTGATAAGAccaaacacacagaaagactAGGGTTACATTCCAAACCACCTACGATGCAGCCGCATTACGCAGATGACCAGATAAATAAGTGATATTGATGGGGTTCCTGCGTGTTACACACCATTTATGCATAGTAGAGATCTGAGGCCAATCACAAATGCGGAAGTAGTGTTTTACATTGCAGAAATGCCATCAGTATGACTTGACTATTTGTGCAACTGCAGTGTAGGTGGCCTGGAACATGGCCAACCTCTTTCGCAAGAAGGCATGACGTCGTATGCATTGCTCAACCCTGTCATCCCACTTCCTTTGAGAAGCACCACGTCCTGCTGTGGCACGCTCACCTGTGAGGCCCACCCTCTTGCGGCACATGAAGCACTTATTCTTCTTGGGCTTGGGGGTGTCTTCCTTGGCCTCGTCGCCGCTGGCCGTGACGGGGCTAGACGCAGTAGGCTGACTCACAACTGAaggaggaaacagaggagaaaaaCACTTAAATATATACTTATTTCAGTCTTCGGATTCAAATAGAACTGTTCCTGTGTTTTTTTCTGAGGCAGTCTCAGCACTCACATACAAGGGTATTTTTAATCTGGTTTATTTTAGGCAGCCTCCGTGTTTGAGGCTGTATGTAAAACCACAGTTAGTTGCAAAGTATACAAGTCAGGGTGCATCGAAATAGCCAATGCTAAAGTGGGTCGAACAGAGCAATGTTTCCCTCTAGAAGTGTGTGTTTTACCAGGCTCTAGGGAATCTGGGTTATCCTCTCTTGAGATGCTCATCTCGGTCATTTGTTGAGTCACTGGAAGAGAGCCTTGAATAGTTCTGCAGAGGGGGCGAATGAAAGAAAATTATAAGTTACAGATATGAGAGCGCATAAAGCAATAAGACATCCATTGTAGCACATGCGGACAAACAAGCACACCTTACCTAGCCATGTCTGTagcagagccagatgaaggatCTACTTTGGTGAGACTGGCCTCTAGCCTCTGGATGGCTGAGGCCTCAGAGGTAGGACTACCGACTGCTCCTGTGACACAGCAAAAGCAAAACATCAACCTCAGATGGGAGACGAAACTCAATTTTGCTTCAACGGTTTCCACTCAAGAGTGCAGCTGGTCCATAACGTGTATGCAAATTAGCATTATCGCGATACCAGAATCGCAACACTCCGAGGTATCTTGGCAATGAAACAAAACATGAAGTGGGCTAAATTTCCTGAGAAAAACAGTCCTATTGTTGGAAACAAGCAGCCTTATGTTGTCACCCAGAATCACATGTTTTCTTTCCAAGCAATAGCACACAATGTGTCATacagtagttttttttaaaggaccaaatagTATCTTAGTATCGCAATACTGGTATCGTGACAATCCTAATGCAAATAGTGATTTttagggggtggaggggagggggacgcACTGTTTGATGTAAATTTGTGTGGTCagtaagagagagggtggagggggaactTACCCATTGGGCTAAGTTGGCTCAAGCTGCAGTCACTACTCTGCTGTCGGTTCAGATGCTCCTTGTAGCAGACCGAGCACATGCCATTGTTTCTGGGGTTGCCATAGAAACCACAGCCAGTGGCACAAAGCACAGGCGTCAGGCTCGGGTTCGTCTCTTGGGCCATCGCTGTCAACAAATGGGAGCAAGGTACCTTGTTAGTgtgggagtatgtgtgtgtgtgtgtgtctgcatgcgtaACAGTGTGTCTTAGGTGACCAAATGTAGGTGGTGGTTAGGCtcatacatttgaaaataacatacTAGGAAGGAAATGTAAAACTAATGAAGAAAcgggagattttttttttttaaatacatccaTTGAAGCAAGAATTCTACTACCAAAGTTAGAGGGTTGAAATTCCTCGTGCACAAGAAAACATAATGAACGGCGAGACGAATTAGGCCTAAGACTTTCAGCTCCCCTCCTTGGCAGGAGCTGCTCACATCAACAGGAGTCAGGACCAGGATGTGTCATTACCATAAATGACTAGGCCTATAATAGTGTCAGCTGTTCCTCCTCCAGCTTGTCACGATTAAGCACATGTTGATGGATATTTATTTACAATGTTCACCGCCTGTGTGTGACAAGGACAGAATAGTGCCAATAGGGGGAGAATAGACCGAGGAGTCACATTTGCTGATCAGTTTTGTCATTAACCCTCGAAGGTGCTGTAGCAAGACAAGAGATTCTCCGGAACTTTGAtgtactttttagccagtagttgtCAAAGTAGTGCTCATAAGCCAAAAGTGATCACTGTTTACTatgtcacatacagtgcatttggaaagtattccaaACCCTTGGCTTTTTCCTAATTttgatatgttacagccttattctaaaattgattgaattacattttttcctcatcaatctacacacaataacccataatgacaaagctataaaacaggtttttataaatgttagcaaatgtattaaaataaataaactgaaatatcacatttacataagtatacagacccttactcagtactttgttgaagcaccgtggcagcgattacaaccttgagtatgacgctacaagcttggcacacctgtatttggggagtttcgcccattcttctctgcagatcctctcaagctctgtcaggttggatggggagtgtcactgcacagctattttcaggtttctccagaaatgttcaatagggttcaagtccaggctctggttgggccactcaacgacattgagacttgtcccaaagccattattgtgttgtcttggctgtctgcttaaggttgttgtcctgttggaagttgaaccttcaccccagtcgaaggtcctgagtgctctggagcaggatttcatcaaggatctctccatactttgctctgttcatctttgccccgatacggactagtctcccagtccctgctgctgaaaaacatccccacagcatgatgctgccaccatcatgcttcagcATAGGGATGgggacaggtttcctccagacgtgatgcttggcattcaggccaaagagttgaatcttggtttcatcaaaccagagaatcttgtttctcatggtcagagtcctttaggtgccttgttggcaaactccaagcgggctgtcatgtgctttttactgaggagtggcttacgtctggccactctaccataacagtctgattggtggagtgctgcagagatggttgtccttctggaaggttctcccatctccacagaggaactctggagctctgtcagagtgaccatcgggttcttggtcagtttggccaggggtccagctctaggaagagtcttagtggttccaaacttctccttTTAAGAATAGAGGCAAcggtgttcttggtgaccttcaatgctgcagaaatgttttggtacccttcctcatatctgtgcctcgacacaatcctctctgagctacggacaattccttcgaccttatgacttggtttttgctctgacatgcgctgtcaactgtggaatCTTATATGGGACAAgtgtttccaaatcatgtccaatcaatttaatttaccacaggtgaactctaatcaagttgtagaaacatctcaaggatgatcaatggaaacaggatgcaccggcgctcaatttcaagtctcatagcaaagggtcagaatacttatgtaaacaaggtatttcttttttttatataaatttgctaaaatttctacaTTTGTCATtacgggttattgtgtgtagattgttgagagaattttctatttttttttagaataagtagagtaacaaaatgtgggaaaagtctaggggtctgaatactttgcgaaggTACTGCATGTGCAGATTTGTGCACCACCTCATtgccatctctctcgctctgcaaTGTGTGCCTCTCGCTTGGTGTCACTCAAATGCTGAGGAGCTGAAACTCATTGGTTGAACTTGAATTGCTAGGGAGCTGGCCCATGTTTTCAAATTTGGGATTACATAGCTAATTAaggtaaaacagtaattctgcATGTACGAACTACAcagacacatccagcccaaagttggaggtaaaaaaaaatacttaGGGGCCAAAGTTCAGGAGCTTGTCTTTAAGTTCCAGGTACTGAACGGGTAACTTTGCAAGAGAAATAAACAGATTTATATTATAGATGAcgataacatttttaaaaaatgctcTGCCAGGAAGGGGCCACAGCAGCCTGTTCAGAACATTCAGAGATGTCAGTGTCATGGCCCTGCGAGGATGCGAAGGACAAACATAAAATTCTGACAGCCCTTTGCACTCTCCAACCCCATAGTGTAGGCCCCAACCTCCACCAAGGTGGCCTGTCACGTAAGGATTTCCTTGGAAAAGCCTCTTCGACTGTATCACGTGTCTGCCTGCTGACTGCAAAGCCCCCTGCAAGCGCCACAATTGTTGACGTTGCCTGGTTtacactagttaccacagccacaaggtaaatatttatttattttttcctccaAAAGCGAAATTGTAGAAACAGGTGGTgtttttatgactttgtggtgaAGAACATGTTGCCTGGGCCAAAATGTTCGATTGTCACGGGCGGTACTGCACGACAACCTGTTTGCCACCTGGATATGCATGGAACACAAATGCTCTCAATCATCGCTTTCTCAAAGAGAAATAAATAGCATTTGCAAGCAATCATCCATTTTCCTGGAAACACAAAATAGTGAGTATTTTTGCTTCACTGTCATTGACATCTGTCGGGGAGCAGCAGGGTCTATGAGGCGACGTCAATCAATGTGCTCCACATGCATCCACCACTCCAGAGCCTGTAGTGACTATTAGCTAGGCTAATTTGTTTAAACTAATTAATGCAATCAACACGAAACAAAACACGCATTAATGTGTCTGACTGTAGCCTAAGCACACCCTTGGGGGGTGGCTTATTAATTGGCACAATGTGGTTATTCACGACAGATTTACCTAGATATACCATGAATTTAAAGAAATTACTCTAAAACTAGCCTACAGATGGACTAAATGGCCAAAATtacgtggacacctgctcgtcgaacatctcattctaaaatcattggcattaatgtAGAGtaggtccccccccccctttaaacagcctccactcttctgggaaggctttccactaacgttagatgttggaacattgctgcggggtgTCCTAGCTACTATACATGGTCTTGGTCAGACAAAGAACAAAATGAAATAGATTGATTTGGCCCAAAACCACCGAGTCACGCTACAGCTAAAAAGTGCTAAGTACGAGACaagagttagccagctaactaacgtAGATTCGCATGACAAGCAACATAGTCGAGAGCAAAGGCAATAATAGTGCTTTGTCGCACACTCGTCTAGAACAAATTAACACCACAACAATTGAGCTAACAATGTTCTGTAACTAGATTAGTGAATTAGATACAGGCCATGTTTTGACCCTTGTTCTTTTGTGCTTTCTTTGTCTGCTAaccatctcttcctgttgttTGGCCGTGTTTTGATAACGTTAGCGCCTCCATTACTCAAATGAATCTTTGCACCTAGGCTGGCACCCTAATTCTTTATTTGTGCATGTCCGAATTCAATGTTAACATTTCCTTACGCGTTCAAATGAAACTCATTGAAATCAACCAGCATCAACTAACATGCTATCAATTCTCAAAAACTGGTTAGCAATTGCAACTAGCTGTTAACTAGTATCGTTTTTCAGATAAAGTACAACCACAGAGAACTAGCTTATACGTCGCTATTTTATCCTTAGTCTCGAAAACCGATACTATAGCATACATGGCTAGCTAGCGACCCTCCCTCCCAGACTGACTTGCTTTTTTCCCCAGGCCCAGCCAGACTGGTCACGTTCGAAGGCTTGTGATATTTTCAGCGAGGCGGTGGTGACAGCTTTTGCTCGCTATACCTTGTTTACCAGAGGCTAACGACCAACGATAAATACGACCTTCCCCCCCACAAGACAACACATATTTCTAGTTCATTGATGCTCTGATAAAAATGGTTCCTTACGAAATTCCATATTAAGTTGATGTTGATCCAATTTTCGGTGTCCTTTTTCGGTCTTCAACCATACACCACGACAACCCAACCGTTTCAAATGTCGATTCTCACCTGCACAATTTGATCAAACGTACACACGATGTATGGTCTGGTTGAGTACTGTCCACCAAATGTCTTTTCTCGCTGTTTTTCTTTGACCGAGGCTGTGAGAGGTGTAAATGTCTTCTCT
This window of the Oncorhynchus tshawytscha isolate Ot180627B linkage group LG12, Otsh_v2.0, whole genome shotgun sequence genome carries:
- the LOC112263244 gene encoding AN1-type zinc finger protein 5 isoform X1, whose translation is MEFPMAQETNPSLTPVLCATGCGFYGNPRNNGMCSVCYKEHLNRQQSSDCSLSQLSPMGAVGSPTSEASAIQRLEASLTKVDPSSGSATDMARTIQGSLPVTQQMTEMSISREDNPDSLEPVVSQPTASSPVTASGDEAKEDTPKPKKNKCFMCRKRVGLTGFDCRCGNLFCGVHRYSDKHNCPYDYKAEAAAKIRKENPVVVADKIQRI
- the LOC112263244 gene encoding AN1-type zinc finger protein 5 isoform X2, whose protein sequence is MAQETNPSLTPVLCATGCGFYGNPRNNGMCSVCYKEHLNRQQSSDCSLSQLSPMGAVGSPTSEASAIQRLEASLTKVDPSSGSATDMARTIQGSLPVTQQMTEMSISREDNPDSLEPVVSQPTASSPVTASGDEAKEDTPKPKKNKCFMCRKRVGLTGFDCRCGNLFCGVHRYSDKHNCPYDYKAEAAAKIRKENPVVVADKIQRI